The Cognaticolwellia beringensis genome segment TCCAGTCAGGTTCTTGGCCCAGTAGTTGCATTCTTAAAGGGGTGCCGCTTTGAGTCATACAGCCATAGTCTAATTCGGGACAAATTTTTCTAAAAACATGCTTCGGCAATAAGGAGTCAACAACGCGAACAAATTCCGTTACACAAAAATCATAATTGTTTAAAGATGTTAATAAATGCCTCATTAACTCATCAGCCACGCCTTCCATAGGGGCTAAGATTATTTTTTTTACTTGTGGTTTCATGGAGATAAAGCTAGGCTCAATGGTGTTGTAAAAACAAAAAGGTTATTAAAATTAATTGAAAAAAATTTACAGCGCTTGAAATTTATTTTCATTGTATATGGTCTTTGTAAATAGCTATACGTATAGATGTAGTGTCAAATTGATAAAACAAAAGGAAAACAGTATGAAATTAATTAAAAAATCTTCAATTGCGGCTTTATTAGGCTTGTTTGCATTAGCAGTTGCGGCATCAATGCCAGTAAAAGCAGAAACTAATCCATTTGCTGTTCAAGATGTAATGACCATAGTGTCTGCTGATGAACACGAGAAAGGTAAGTGTGGCGAAGGCAAATGTGGCGAAGGAAAAATGAAAGACAAAGCCAAAGGTAAATGTGGCGAAGATAGAATGAAAGACAAAGCCAAAGGCAAGTGCGGTGAAGGCAAGTGCGGCGAAGGAAAAATGAAAGATGCAGCCAAAGGTAAATGCGGCGAAGGCAAATGTGGTGAAGGTAAAATGAAGCACGAAGCCAAAGGTAAATGTGGTGAAGGCAAAATGAAAGATAAAGCCAAAGGCAAATGTGGTGAAGGTAAATGTGGTGAAGGTAAAGCCGCAAAAGCTAAAGAAGGTAAGTGTGGCGAATAAGCCTAACGCTTAGTAAAAAAGCTTATCGATTGATAGCATATAAAAACCACTTCACTTGAAGTGGTTTTTTAGTTTTAATGCTGAATAATTATTTACATTTTAAAAGTTAAGGAAAAATAAATGAGCAATAATATTGTTATTACTGGCGCAAATCGTGGCATAGGTTTAGCCATGTGCATGCATTTTAAAGCGCAAGGAGATAATGTATATGCGCTGTGTCGAAAATCGTCTACTGAGCTAGAAGCCCTTGCAGTTAATATTATTGAAGATATCGATGTAGCAAGTGACCTTGGTATTGCTACTATGGTATCAGCATTAAGCTCTGTGCATATTGATGTACTGGTGTGTAACGCCGGTATTTTACGTGATGAAAGCCTAGCCGAACTTAACTTAGATACCATACGTGAACAGTTTGAAGTTAATGCGGTAGCACCACTGAGAGTTGTTGCTAGCCTGCAAAAACAACTGAACGAAGGGGCAAAAATAGCGCTTATCACTTCCAGAATGGGCTCTATTAGCGATAATGGTTCAGGCGGGCGTTATGGTTACTTTTCGTCACTGTGTATTGAACGAATTATTTGTAGATATTTTTCTTTGTGTTATTGTATCTACAAAGCTACATAGTGGTAAGTTAAGTGTTGACTAAAAAAGAGTTTGTAATTAAAAAGCACGGCATCGATTCAACCTATTGGGCGTTTTTCCAAAAAAATGGGGAAATAGATATAACCCCCACTATTTTGTTTGCCAAAATGTGTGAAGCAGACAGAAAAAGAAGCTGGGAGCTAAGCACTATTGAGCAGTATGCGAGTATTATAGCAATGTTCTTTGGAACAATGAGGATGTATCAAGCTACTATTCAAACTATAACCACAAAAGAGACGCAAGGCTTTATGCAAGCCTTATACATGAAAGAACTACCTTTTCAAGAGAAAGACGGGAATCCTACATCAATATCGCGCATGAATTCTGTTGAAACAGTATTAATCGATCTGGTTGAAAAAGCCGCTCAATTTGGATTTAGAGAAGACAGGAGCCTATCATTTAATTACAAAGAAATCTCAGGGACACTTGGGAAGCTTGATGATGCGGATAGAATCCACCAATGCTACATTCCTACTGGTTTGTTTGAAGAACTAATAAAGCATTTGAAAGTCGATGGGGACTTTGAAAAAGAGAGAGATGAAATAGCACTAAGAGTCGGGTATGAGTTAGGAGTAAGGGCGGAGGAGCTAGTGCGAAAGAATAACTTTTCTATTGAAAGGTTTAAAAAAGCCCGATTAACCTACAAATTTGGTGATGAAATTGATTTGAGAAATATTATTGGGAAAGGGTCGAAGGGGGGGAAGGCAAGAAATGTAATCATAAAACCTAAGTTAGCGGTTAAAGTTTTCGACTTTATAGAGAAACACAAAGCTATATACAAAAAAAGTGAGCACTTGTTTTGCCACCGAAGTGGAAGAAAGCTTTCCCCAAGACATGGAACGACGACTTTTCGGAATGCAAAAAATAATTTGAATCACCATGAACTAAATAACAAAAGTTTTCAAAAGTTACGACACTCATATGCTACCAATATGGCCATTTTCTGTCGTAAAAATGGAATAAATTCGCGCCTTATCCAAGACAGGCTTGGCCATGCTAACTCCAGTACGACTCAACTCTACATTGAAGTAGCTTGTCTTGTGGAAGGCGACTACGACAAAGCGGAAGAGATGAGAATGGTTCGCCATGAAAATCGCGATAAAAATAAAAAAAGAAAGAAATAGGCTCAAAATGGATAATGAAATAACCACAGGGGATGAGATTACAATGGAAAAAGAGGGGCTTGGTTATCTCTCTAAATATGTCGCAGAGCAAACCATTCATCTAGAACAACTCAAAGACAAAGTGCATTTTAAACTTGATTTGCTAGAAACTGAAGAAGGTAAATTAACCGATAAAACGCTTGAAATCCCAGAACCATTTAAAAACTCACTTTTTTGCCAAGCAATCATTGCGTACTTATACTATGACGTGTTTATCGGGCGTAGCGAGTCTACAAAAAGTGGTTATATTGACCTGCTTAATCGTTTCTTTTTATACCTAACAACCCATGACGAAGGCTTAGATAACAATGAAACCTGGGCCAGATTATTAACCTTGCCAGAGGGGGATTTACCTCACAATGTAATACACCAATTTCTATTGTATCTATCTGAGAATACTGGCACTGGAAGTAATTCGCTTCACGGCTACCAGAATAAACTTCTAATAGTGGTAACTTGGGCAACTCAACTTAATATCACAACTGCAGAACCCAACTTTGCTAATGGTAATAAGCTACTCCCTTATGTGTCAGATCAAAATAACCCTGAAATAAAAAAGGATGATGTCACGCCTAAGCCAGCACTATCGCAACTCTTTACTATTAATTATGAAACAGGTGAAGAAATTAAGTGTCCTTATTCTGATTCTAAACTTATAACTAACTTGCGCTGGTTTGCTATGTGGTACCTCAATACCATGCGCCAAAAACGACTTTTCTTACGTAAAATAATGTGGGATGAAGAGCGAACTATTTATGAGGTTTTAAAAGACAGGATAGAAGATGGTACTTGGTCTATAGAATGCGCCCCATTAAGTTCAATGTATGGGAGAGCGACGAAAACACCTATAACTGATTATCTCGAAGCGAGCGCTATGTATGCTAAAGTTTACGAGGCTCTATTACCTTCAAAAGTTGAGGCTAAAAAAATGTCTGGAGGCGAGATATCTTCAAACCTTGAAAATAGACTGATGTGGGCTGAGTCAGAAGGACATTCGACACAGAATTTTATACGCTTAGTAAAAAGCTTACCAGAAGAAGAGAGCTCTAGTGCAAGTATCATTAAAAGATTGGAAGAGCAAATATCATACAATTCAACAGTTTCACCTTCCAAAAATAAACATGAAAGCATAAAGGTTCCAATTAGGCTTTATTGCGGAAAAAAATTAAGAGCATCTCCGATACCGAACTTTAGCTTAGCATCAATGATTATACCAACAAAATCAGAAAACCTTGTCATGTCTTGGTTGCTTTCCTCTGAGAGCATTCAATCGTCAAATAAATACAGGTTAAAATTAGATGATTTAAAGCAATTTAATCGAGGGAATACATTACAAGCTATCACTGATGATATTCAGGTAGATTCCATTAAATTCGTTCATCACAAGGGCCGTTCGAAAGATAAAGCCAAACGAAGAACTGGTCAAGATTTTAAAACGATTGAATATAAAAAAGGAGACCCCCTTTTTACTACATACATAAACTGGCATAAAGATATGAAGCAAGCACAGCCTTATATAACTAAGCAGCAAGAAGCATGGCTTTATTATGGGCGTAGGGAAAGATTAACTGGGGGCTCTCTTATAAATCTTAGCTTCTTAGTTGCAAAGGATAGCTTATTTAAAAGTGCTTTTAAAAAATCGGAGAAAGAACTAAAGTTTCACAGTGAAGTCAATGGTGAAGGGGCATTTCAATGGCTATTTACTCAATTCATCATAAATCACGCAAATTTTTTGAAAATTCGTCACACACGCCATTTGAATAATCGTAATACCCCAAAAGAGATCTCTTTGAGTTCAGATGCTATACGCCAAAGCAGAATCATCTTTGAAGAAAGCGAAGATATAACTGACAAAGAAAACGCAAAACGCACCGCTCACAGCGAACAGCAGGTCGATGCATACAGAGAGAACGGTGTAGCCAAAGAACGCATCCAAAATGGTATAAAAGCCAATATACAAATCTCTAACAAGATGTATGAGGAAGCTGTAAGTATCGTAGACACATACCACCTGTTGAGCGTCGATGAAGTTGATAAACAATTTCATGCCCCAAAAGGAATGTCTAATGACGATGTGATTGGGTTTATTAATGAATGTGCAGCAACCCCAAAAAAATATGGCGTGACTATTTTTGGCGGAATAATGGATAAATCAAACCCCGAGGGCGGCATAATAATCATTAAGGATGTGAAGTCTGCTTGGATGATGCTCTGCTACATTAATCACATGGAGTCTGAGCTTGAACAAATCAAAGAGAACCATGATAAACAACAGGTAGGGGAACATATATTTAAGCACGCTCAATGGTCAATGCTATTTGAACGCTTCCCTATTGAAATGCAAGAGCAAGCCAAAGAACTTGCTAAGACGCATACTATACCTTACCCACCATTGTTTTAGGGGCTTTTAACATGGCAGTAAAAGAAGATATACACAATGGCATTGTTGAAGGCTTGGTTGAGCCACAATCAACAACTCCTAGAGTAAAGTCTACTGGGGCAATAAACCAGCTAGGCCAACCAATATGGATAATAAAAGATAGGTCAACTGACGAGTTAATGAACTTACACTTTAGCAGTATTGATGAGCGAAATTTAATTTGGGTTCAAAAAATGATACTTCATGACTTTCCTTATCAGGATGGGTATAACACATTGAGCTATGCGCACAGCACAATGAGGAAGCATAAAAATGGAATTGAAAAACTGCTTACTCAACTTAATAAGAAGGAAGGACCCAAGAAACTATTAAATAATTGGACAATGAAAGATGTAACTTCTTGTATTAAGGATACGGCGATTGATGATGGAGTATTAATGTCCAATGGAACAGTGAGGTTATTACTGGAGGCACTTAAAACAAGCTATTCGATGCGTCACAAACAGGACGGAATTGAACTCTCTATTCCCAACGTTATCTTAGTGAGGGTAATGACACCTATACTTGAAAACTTTGACTTGACATACTCGCAGTGGGAAAGAGGAGAAAGTTTTGGCATGGTACCAATGCCGGTCGCTACACTGATGCTAGCTGATGCTATTAAACTGATACGCAGTGAAAAATGTCAATTACTGCAATGCTATTTCACATCCTTCAAAGATAAAGAAATATCCTTAGCAATCATAAACGGAACAGCCCACAAAAAATCAATATTCAAAGATAATATTTCTGGTTTCATAAAGTTTAACCCTAAAAGTGCTCATAATAAATCCCACCAAAAACGACTGGAATTTGTAAAAAAAATACATGCTATTAACCCTGAACTCACTGATTTTCCGTTTAAGTCATTTAGCCAAATAAATGATTGCGTAGAAGAAATACACGGAGCATGCATAGCTATACTGCTATCAGTTACATTGATGCGTATTAGTGAGTGTCATAGCGTCGGATCTGACTGGATGGAAGCTATTGAATATCTAGATGTCAATGGAGAATGGGATGTAGATGCAATACTTAAATCTAAAATCATTAAGACAGGCGGAGGCATTGTTGCTAAAAGAGGTTTATCACCCCTTGGAGTTGAAGTAATTAAATTAATCAACACTCTATCATGGGTTGATAAAGAAGCACTAGGGTTAAAGCTTTTTGTTCCGACATATAAAGGTAATTGGACAAAAAAAAACATACCTGGCAATATTAAGAGAGCCTTTAGTAAAGTCACTTTACGGAAAAGACTAAAATCATATTACCATAAGTTTATAGCGCGCTCTCATAAATCTGTTGCTGAGACTTACCCTGATATTATTCCTCATAACTTACGTCACCTGAAAATGGCATTCGGCTTGCGTAAGTTCGATGGTAATCTTGAAGCTACAATCAGGCAGGAAATGCGTCACAACAACCCTCATACACAAGCCTATTCTCTAAACAAACTAAACGAAGTGGAATCAGCACAAGTGAGAAGAGATTTTGTAAGTGAAGTGGTAAAGCGCATATTAATTAACGACCAGGAAGATAAGTGGGTTGGCCCATCAATCAAGAAAGTAAGAAAGCTTGCTAAAAAACTTTTAGGTGATAGAGATATTAAAATGCTATCCCTAGTGGAATTAGCAGAGTTTCATGAGGAAATTAACGAAAACGTACACACCATGATGTTCCACAGCTACGGAGCCTGTATTGTGCTAAACGACGAAATAAAGGTAGCTCAATGCAGTATTAAGGACAACATAGTGATGGCGGGGTCTGCGACCTCAAGTAAATGTCAAATATGCACTAATTTTTGCGTTAATAATAAGTCTCACGAACACAATATGCTAACAAATAAAGCGAGATGGCAAGACACCGCAGATTGTGAAATCATTGCTTCTTTCCCTATTGTGGCCGAAGCCAAGAAAATGGTACAACACATTGAAAAGTTAGAGGCTGAACTGGTGGCGAGCGATGAGTGATTTCTTTAAACAATTTGAAAAAGAACAACCAAAGGTTGAGGAAGTAGAGGCTGAAATCAAAGAATACCCTGATTGGGTTCTTCACGCCAAAAGCCCTGATAAGACCATGATTATGTTTGATGTAGTGGTAGACCTATATGAAAAGGCAAAGGATAAAATTAAAAGAAGGGACTACGAACATACTAGGGAGGTCACGCTTTCAAACGCACAGGTCATTAAAGCCACCCCCTTTCTTGAATCGCGTTCTGCGTTAAAGAACCACCAGGGCATTGTCGGTTGGATCAAACTTAAAAATGAAGACTTAGCAAAGCGACTTCTTGACGCTAAAGCAAAAGGTAAGGGAGTATCCACAGCAAGAAAAACCAAGGATATGCTTCGGGCTGAGCGTGATGAATACATAGGTAAGCATACAGCTAAAACACAAATTGAGATGGAACACCTAATTCAAAGTGACATGCTAGTCTCACACGCAGACTCAATTCGAGTAAATGCTGAGCAAAAGAAAACTATCAATGAACTACATAAAGAAATAGCTGAAATTAAGCATGCCAACAAATCTCTACAAGAAGAAGTTAGAACCCTACAAGAGAAACTTTTCAAAGATCAAAAGCCTCTTGTTCTAAAAGTTAAGAAGTGAACTTATATCAACCTAGTAAGCCTGTTCATGGACTTATTCACGTTTTTTGACATAAGTCCAGCCAATGTTAGTGTGAACCTAATTTACAATATATGTCGACCAAACTTTAATCGAAAAATTAAAAGAGAAAAAACAATGAGTTCTGTTGGGAAAAATCAAAACATCCAGAAATGGAATGACTGGAAAGGAAATATGACCGATCAGCAATACGTGCAGATGGTTCATGACAATAAACTGAGTCGAAAAGTTATTGCAGAAGCATGTGGTTTCTCTAAATCTGCTCTCAGACAAAATCCTACGATAGCAAAGGAACTTGCTGAGCTTGAAAATGATCTAAGAAACCGGCTTATTCTGCCACCTTTAACACCCAAAGGTGAAGATGAATCACGAACACCCAAAGCAATACAAAAAGAATCAATGAAGGCCGCTAGGGAACAGTCCAGAGTTCCCGAACTAGAACAGCGCATACTAGAGCTTGAAGCAGAAAATAAAGCCCTAAAGGGGAAGTTGGGACGCTTTAGCGAATTAAGTGACGTTTTTATGGATATGGAGGAGTTAAGATAATGCAAACGTCCTATAAGGCTGATCTTGTTGTTCGCATTACAAAGGTGTTTAATAATTATAAAAAAAGAGACACGTCAATTAACTTTAGTGCGGTTTCAGTTCATAAGTTACACCATACGGTTCTGAGTAAAATAGATTACTACACAATTAAAGCCCCTAACACTATTTCACCAGAGCCTTGTGAGGGTGAAATATGGGCGATAATAGGTGATGCTAGTTATGAAGAAACTCAAAGTTTTGACGGGAATTACTTCATCAAAAAGCATCATGTAGTGGTTGTTACTGCGGAGATAATTCTTTCCAATAATCCAGTAGGGTTTAAATCGTTTATTGCAGATACCCCTCATTTTGAAGGGATAGGGATAGCAACAGCAGAAAAACTATGGCAAACGTTTGGCGGTGATATATACCAAATTTTAGAGGATAAAAATTTATCAAAATTATTGACTGTAAAGGGTTTAGGTAATGTTTCCGCAGTAAGCTTAATTACGGGCTACGAAAAATTTTCCTATCTGAGGTATTCAAAGTTCTTCACAGAATATGAAATACCGGTGCCAATTCAAAAACGCATCTATAAATTCAAAGGAGTCACCGACGGATCATTAATTGAAAAAGATGGGATTAAATTTGATCCTGATCCATCACTTATGATTACAGAAAACCCTTATTCATTAAGCATTTTTGGAATGACCTTTAATCAAAACGATAGAATAGCCAAAAAACATTTTGGAATTAAAGACGGTGACCCTAGACGATTGATTGCTGCTGTTACTCAATGCTTAAGGAAGCATACGTCTAATGGACATACGATAGCTATTAACAAGCAATTAGTTAAGCCATTAAAAGATATGTTGCGTTGTAATGAGTTGGTAAGTAAAGCACTGGCGGGAGCTTATGATAGGCGAGCATTTATCATTTACCCTGATAGTGGAGTATATCAATTTACCCCCACTTACATTATGGAAAATGTAGTAGAAAAACGTTTCTTAAAATTACACAATAAAGGTGAGACATACAACGAATCAGAAAATGATGCTTGTTCAAGTGCTTTTCAATTAAATTCCTTTGAATTGGAAGAACAACAACGTGAAGCTGTCATAACTTCAGTCAGTTATGCTATCTCATGCATAACTGGTGGAGCGGGTACCGGTAAAACAACAGTCCTTAATACTGTTTTAAATGCTTACGAACAGATGGGCTATAATATCAAAGCTGTAGCATTAAGTGGTCGGGCAGCAATGAGAATGCGACAAAGTATCCAACGACCCTGCTCAACGATTGCCAAATTTTTAAAAGAAGAACCCATTGATGATATTGGTAATAACAAATTTTTATTAGTTATTGATGAAAGCTCTATGATTGATTTACCGACCATATTTAAAATGGTCATACATATAGACCCCGAAGTAAGAATATTATTTGTTGGAGATCCTAATCAATTACCTCCTATTGGTGCAGGGAATATATTAGCTGACATAGTGCAATCAAGAATCATAAATAACACTGAATTAAATATTGTGAAGCGCCAAGGCGCAAGCTCTGGCATTCCTGAATATTCAAAGTTAATCAATCAAGGAATTGTTCCCAGTAAATTAACAACTGGTTCCATAACGTTTCATGAAACAGAATTTGAAGGTGTGGTAGATGCATGCGTAAAACTTTACAAACAAGCACCGTCAGACAGCCGTATAGTGGCTCCGACTAACGCCCTTGTTGATAAAATTAATGAGGAATGTCAAAAAGTATTAAACCCAGACGGCAAACAACTAGCATTTGAGATTGACGGGCAACACTTTTTTGATCGATTTTATCTAGATGATCCTGTTTTGTTTACACAAAATAACTATGACGCAGGTGTGCAGAACGGTTCGTTGGGTAAATTGATTTCCGTTGAGCAAACGGATGGACAGCTTGGTATAGTGCAGATGGATGATTTCGAAAATGAAGAAGACAAATTCGTACCATTGACACAAATATTACTTCAGTCTGTAAAGGCAGGATATGCTATTACGCTCCACAAGGCACAAGGTTCGCAATTTCCAAAGGTTATCATCGCTTTGTCGGCTGGTAGAAACTTAGATAGAGCATGGCTCTATACAGCCATTACAAGAGCTGAATCTGAAATTCATATTGTAGGAACAAGAGATAAACTGCTTAGCGCTATTAAAAATCAAAGTAATGCCAGTAAGCGGCAAACCTATCTAAAAGAGCTTTTAAAAAGTAAATAATGATAGGGGGCCACCTCCTGTAAACACCACTCTAAAACCGTAACCTAAACAAAGCTTAACATTAAGTTTGCATTCTTTGGTTGCTTGTTTCATGGGATACACAATAATTATTTGTGACTACGCATAATGTTTGAAATTGACTCTTAATAATCACTAATGCCACTTACTGACCTTATTTAGGTGTTAAAAAAACACCTCAAAAGGACGGCTTTTAGCCAAAAGCGGAAGTTAGCTTTTGAGTTAAAACGGCAGATCAGGGACCCTAAAGTTGTCGTTTTTATATAAAAACTCACATCCATTCACAATTGAGATTGTGCCGAAAATTTTTTCACGGAATTAGATCTCAAATCCCCAAAGCGGACATTGAATCATGCATGTAAGCTTTAAATAAATTTAGAGTATTAAATCTAAGGCGCTTTCGCCCCCCACGCGAGTTAGCGTCTCCTTCAAGCTCAGACTGTGTGAAAACTATTTTGAACTTGCGTAATTCGGAAATAACAACGAAAAAAGGCTCTGTAGATTTAAATCTGTAGTATGTTTGGTGTCAAACTACCTTTGAATTTACGTAGCGTTGCATAAAAATTGTAAGCTGAGAGTTTTCACACAGCTTTAGCTCAAAACAGACACTCACCGTTATTAGCAATAATGACTTAATTGAACGATAAGCAATCGTTTAATATACTTCATTTCACAGATTGTAAAATCATTTAAATTTATAAGTGACTATAGGTATGAAGACAATTGGCAAGCTCGCCAAAGAGTTAGATATAAATGTTGAGACCATAAGGTTTTATGAAAAAAAAGGGCTTATTTCTCAACCAATAAAGCCAGAAAATGGTTATCGTTTATATAGTAGTGCTATTGCAGACAAGCTTAGGTTTATCGCTAAAGCAAAAGCTCTTGGCTTTACATTAAAAGAAATATCCTCATTAATGTCTATGGAAAATAACTGCGCCCAAGTAGAAAGTCTAGGTTTGCAAAAATTAGATATAATTCGAAATAAAATATTTGATTTACAGCGTCTAGAGAGCGTTATTAGTAAAATGACTAATTCATGTAAAACCAATCAAGACCAATACTCTTGCCCTATTATTGACTCATTAAAGTAATTGTTGACTCCGTATCTATATACGGAGTTTATCGTGATTATAAATTACTTAGGAATGATTCTATATGATAAACAAATTACTCGATAAAGTTGGCTCTGGTGGGGTTTGGATAGCAGCTCTTAGTTGTACTGCC includes the following:
- a CDS encoding SDR family NAD(P)-dependent oxidoreductase, encoding MSNNIVITGANRGIGLAMCMHFKAQGDNVYALCRKSSTELEALAVNIIEDIDVASDLGIATMVSALSSVHIDVLVCNAGILRDESLAELNLDTIREQFEVNAVAPLRVVASLQKQLNEGAKIALITSRMGSISDNGSGGRYGYFSSLCIERIICRYFSLCYCIYKAT
- a CDS encoding tyrosine-type recombinase/integrase; its protein translation is MLTKKEFVIKKHGIDSTYWAFFQKNGEIDITPTILFAKMCEADRKRSWELSTIEQYASIIAMFFGTMRMYQATIQTITTKETQGFMQALYMKELPFQEKDGNPTSISRMNSVETVLIDLVEKAAQFGFREDRSLSFNYKEISGTLGKLDDADRIHQCYIPTGLFEELIKHLKVDGDFEKERDEIALRVGYELGVRAEELVRKNNFSIERFKKARLTYKFGDEIDLRNIIGKGSKGGKARNVIIKPKLAVKVFDFIEKHKAIYKKSEHLFCHRSGRKLSPRHGTTTFRNAKNNLNHHELNNKSFQKLRHSYATNMAIFCRKNGINSRLIQDRLGHANSSTTQLYIEVACLVEGDYDKAEEMRMVRHENRDKNKKRKK
- a CDS encoding VPA1267 family protein, with the protein product MSSVGKNQNIQKWNDWKGNMTDQQYVQMVHDNKLSRKVIAEACGFSKSALRQNPTIAKELAELENDLRNRLILPPLTPKGEDESRTPKAIQKESMKAAREQSRVPELEQRILELEAENKALKGKLGRFSELSDVFMDMEELR
- a CDS encoding AAA family ATPase, which encodes MQTSYKADLVVRITKVFNNYKKRDTSINFSAVSVHKLHHTVLSKIDYYTIKAPNTISPEPCEGEIWAIIGDASYEETQSFDGNYFIKKHHVVVVTAEIILSNNPVGFKSFIADTPHFEGIGIATAEKLWQTFGGDIYQILEDKNLSKLLTVKGLGNVSAVSLITGYEKFSYLRYSKFFTEYEIPVPIQKRIYKFKGVTDGSLIEKDGIKFDPDPSLMITENPYSLSIFGMTFNQNDRIAKKHFGIKDGDPRRLIAAVTQCLRKHTSNGHTIAINKQLVKPLKDMLRCNELVSKALAGAYDRRAFIIYPDSGVYQFTPTYIMENVVEKRFLKLHNKGETYNESENDACSSAFQLNSFELEEQQREAVITSVSYAISCITGGAGTGKTTVLNTVLNAYEQMGYNIKAVALSGRAAMRMRQSIQRPCSTIAKFLKEEPIDDIGNNKFLLVIDESSMIDLPTIFKMVIHIDPEVRILFVGDPNQLPPIGAGNILADIVQSRIINNTELNIVKRQGASSGIPEYSKLINQGIVPSKLTTGSITFHETEFEGVVDACVKLYKQAPSDSRIVAPTNALVDKINEECQKVLNPDGKQLAFEIDGQHFFDRFYLDDPVLFTQNNYDAGVQNGSLGKLISVEQTDGQLGIVQMDDFENEEDKFVPLTQILLQSVKAGYAITLHKAQGSQFPKVIIALSAGRNLDRAWLYTAITRAESEIHIVGTRDKLLSAIKNQSNASKRQTYLKELLKSK
- a CDS encoding MerR family transcriptional regulator — encoded protein: MKTIGKLAKELDINVETIRFYEKKGLISQPIKPENGYRLYSSAIADKLRFIAKAKALGFTLKEISSLMSMENNCAQVESLGLQKLDIIRNKIFDLQRLESVISKMTNSCKTNQDQYSCPIIDSLK